One window of the Acidimicrobiia bacterium genome contains the following:
- a CDS encoding ABC transporter ATP-binding protein: protein MELALAGITKQFPGVLANDDVNLTVSEGEIVALLGENGAGKTTLMNILYGLYRPTSGTVSIDGKPVEFHSPGDAIKAGIGMVHQHFMLVPVFTVAENVILGDEPTKRIGMIDRVRATKTVTEISRRYSLDVDPNAVIEDLPVGIQQRVEIIKVLEREARFVVFDEPTSVLTPTEVEGFFEIVNTLKADGKGIVFISHKLGEALEIADRIVIMRRGKTVAEVLPSEIDEAGLAELMVGRPVDLVVDKAEANPKDVVLTVDRLMVLDDRNRRAVDGVSFEVRSGEIVGIAGVQGNGQTELVEALTGLRTPLGGTVFLKGRDMTIATPREMHKANVAHVPEDRQKSGLVLPFTVTENIVLNSYYEEPLSRGVRMDWDAAHDQAVRLVDEYDVRTPGVDVLVSNLSGGNQQKVIVAREFDRDVALVIASQPTRGIDVGSIEYIHSRIVEERDLGAAVLIVSSELDEIMALSDRILVMYEGKIAGAFDGSATSTEIGLAMLGSADEVAAS, encoded by the coding sequence TTGGAACTTGCTCTAGCTGGCATCACAAAACAGTTTCCCGGGGTCCTGGCCAATGACGACGTCAACCTGACCGTTTCCGAAGGCGAGATCGTCGCGCTGCTCGGTGAAAACGGGGCGGGTAAGACGACCCTCATGAACATTTTGTATGGCCTGTACCGGCCGACCTCGGGGACGGTGTCGATCGATGGGAAACCAGTCGAGTTCCATTCGCCAGGAGATGCGATCAAGGCGGGGATCGGGATGGTGCATCAGCACTTCATGCTCGTGCCGGTCTTCACCGTCGCGGAGAACGTGATCCTCGGAGATGAACCAACCAAACGAATTGGAATGATCGATCGGGTCCGTGCCACAAAAACCGTCACCGAGATATCGCGTCGTTACAGCCTCGACGTCGATCCAAATGCGGTCATCGAGGATCTGCCGGTCGGTATTCAGCAGCGGGTTGAAATTATCAAGGTTCTTGAGCGAGAGGCCCGGTTTGTGGTCTTCGATGAGCCAACTTCAGTGCTCACGCCGACCGAAGTTGAAGGGTTTTTCGAAATCGTGAACACGTTGAAAGCCGATGGCAAGGGCATCGTTTTTATCAGCCACAAACTCGGCGAGGCACTTGAGATCGCCGATCGGATCGTCATCATGCGACGCGGCAAGACCGTCGCAGAGGTTCTTCCCAGTGAGATCGACGAAGCCGGCCTCGCCGAGCTCATGGTCGGTCGCCCGGTCGATCTGGTCGTCGACAAAGCTGAAGCGAACCCGAAAGATGTTGTCCTGACCGTTGACCGCCTCATGGTGCTCGACGACCGTAATCGGCGAGCGGTTGATGGGGTTTCGTTTGAGGTTCGTTCGGGGGAGATTGTCGGCATCGCGGGCGTTCAGGGCAACGGCCAGACCGAGTTGGTCGAGGCACTCACCGGCTTACGAACCCCACTGGGCGGCACCGTGTTCCTCAAAGGTAGGGACATGACGATCGCGACTCCTCGCGAGATGCACAAAGCCAATGTGGCACATGTGCCCGAGGATCGCCAAAAGAGTGGACTCGTACTCCCATTTACGGTCACCGAGAACATCGTGCTCAACTCGTACTACGAAGAACCCCTGTCCAGGGGCGTGCGGATGGATTGGGACGCCGCCCACGACCAGGCGGTTCGTCTGGTCGACGAGTACGACGTGCGGACCCCCGGCGTCGATGTGCTCGTGTCGAATCTCTCCGGTGGCAATCAGCAGAAAGTTATCGTCGCCAGAGAATTTGACCGCGACGTGGCCCTCGTGATTGCCTCACAGCCGACCAGGGGGATCGACGTTGGCTCTATCGAATACATCCATTCGCGAATCGTCGAGGAGCGTGATCTTGGGGCCGCCGTGCTTATCGTCTCGTCCGAGCTTGACGAGATCATGGCCCTTTCCGACCGCATCCTGGTGATGTACGAAGGCAAGATCGCCGGAGCATTCGACGGGTCGGCCACTTCCACCGAGATCGGCCTGGCGATGCTCGGCAGTGCAGATGAGGTAGCAGCATCATGA
- a CDS encoding DUF559 domain-containing protein has product MNRNPSEVNQLASQQHGVLSYQQLTGLGIDQNFINRQCRNGEWHRVCKTVWTVAGSPNTVQRQLWTAFLSKDHCFISGRSAAAIHQFSGFIQPRLPEITIPYSGDARSRVARVTRSQFFPTTRRVTFRGLEVAAPAETLFVVVQWVDRLRANRITDDLLMRDPAALAEIQEIYLRYQGHRMRGMASLRPIILERSSQGYVPPESELEALAWRVFGEAMIPEMQRQAPLPWAPGAGRVDLFIEAWKLIVELDGRTWHTKTEDFERDRSRDNAAVAAGFAVLRFTWEALTNDPARCVRTMEEFGRRSGHRAQSSNVHTNWNIAS; this is encoded by the coding sequence GTGAACCGAAATCCGTCCGAAGTCAACCAGCTGGCGAGCCAGCAGCACGGAGTCCTCAGCTACCAACAGCTCACCGGACTCGGGATTGACCAAAACTTCATCAACAGGCAATGCCGCAACGGCGAGTGGCATCGGGTGTGTAAGACCGTATGGACCGTTGCCGGCAGCCCGAACACTGTGCAACGGCAGCTGTGGACCGCCTTTCTGAGCAAGGATCATTGCTTCATCAGCGGCCGATCCGCAGCGGCCATACATCAGTTCAGCGGGTTCATCCAGCCAAGGCTCCCGGAGATCACGATTCCGTACTCCGGCGATGCTCGTTCCCGCGTGGCGCGGGTCACCAGATCACAGTTCTTCCCAACCACGAGGCGAGTTACGTTCAGGGGCCTCGAGGTTGCCGCGCCAGCTGAAACCCTATTTGTGGTCGTCCAGTGGGTAGACCGCCTACGAGCGAATCGCATCACCGACGACCTCCTGATGCGCGACCCGGCGGCGCTCGCCGAAATCCAGGAGATATACCTGCGGTACCAAGGTCACCGCATGCGAGGCATGGCATCCCTCAGGCCCATCATCCTTGAGAGATCCAGCCAAGGATATGTTCCCCCCGAGAGCGAACTGGAGGCGCTGGCCTGGAGGGTGTTCGGTGAAGCAATGATCCCCGAGATGCAGCGCCAGGCTCCGCTTCCCTGGGCACCCGGCGCCGGTCGGGTCGATCTCTTCATCGAGGCGTGGAAGCTGATCGTTGAGCTTGACGGCCGGACCTGGCATACAAAGACCGAGGACTTCGAACGCGACCGATCTCGTGATAATGCTGCCGTCGCAGCCGGTTTTGCAGTGCTTCGGTTCACCTGGGAAGCCCTTACCAACGATCCGGCCAGATGCGTGCGAACGATGGAGGAGTTCGGTCGCCGATCCGGCCATCGCGCCCAATCGTCGAATGTGCATACGAATTGGAATATCGCATCCTGA
- a CDS encoding BMP family ABC transporter substrate-binding protein: protein MKSVRLIALLGVLALVAVACGGSDTTTTTAAAVAETTTTTAAPVDTPTTTEGTTDTTVATMDAIKTCLVTDLAGVDDRSFNASAWQGVQDAIAAGYATEDSFFLESTDAADWQPNIDQMISQGCQHIVTVGFALGEVTAINAQAHPEITWTMIDNVLTDASFAPLALPNVRELVYQTDQAAFAAGYLAAGVSKTGVLCTYGGGNFPTVSIFMDGFARGAMHYNDVKGTDVKVLGWDPATQDGVFTGSFTDMGLARSTAESLFQENCDVIIPVGGAINLPAGDAINDGGLDAALIGVDADAYFAMDSQYQSLWLTTVEKAIAPFVTLAVQDQQEGTWAAGSFVGNLANDGVGLAPYHDWDGRVSDELKAEVEQLLQDIKDGVVKADFTPVGY from the coding sequence ATGAAATCCGTGCGCTTGATCGCGCTACTCGGGGTCCTCGCGCTGGTTGCAGTCGCGTGTGGCGGCTCCGATACCACCACTACAACCGCTGCGGCGGTGGCTGAGACCACCACCACGACGGCCGCGCCCGTCGATACGCCGACGACCACCGAAGGCACCACGGATACCACCGTGGCCACGATGGACGCCATCAAGACCTGTCTCGTAACCGACCTGGCCGGCGTCGACGACCGTAGCTTCAACGCCAGCGCATGGCAGGGCGTCCAAGACGCCATAGCCGCCGGATATGCCACGGAAGATTCTTTCTTCCTGGAGTCGACCGACGCCGCCGACTGGCAGCCAAACATCGACCAGATGATCTCGCAGGGATGCCAGCACATCGTGACGGTTGGTTTCGCTCTTGGAGAGGTGACGGCGATCAACGCTCAGGCCCATCCGGAGATCACGTGGACGATGATTGATAACGTCCTCACCGATGCGAGCTTCGCTCCGTTGGCTCTGCCAAACGTGCGTGAACTCGTCTACCAGACCGACCAGGCGGCGTTTGCGGCCGGGTACCTGGCAGCCGGTGTCAGCAAGACCGGCGTTCTCTGCACGTACGGTGGTGGCAACTTCCCGACCGTGTCGATCTTCATGGACGGTTTTGCCCGTGGTGCCATGCACTACAACGATGTGAAGGGCACGGATGTCAAGGTTCTCGGTTGGGATCCTGCCACCCAAGATGGTGTGTTCACCGGAAGCTTCACTGACATGGGTCTGGCTCGAAGCACCGCTGAGAGTCTGTTCCAGGAGAACTGTGACGTGATCATCCCCGTCGGTGGTGCCATCAACCTGCCGGCCGGTGACGCCATCAACGACGGTGGACTCGATGCGGCGCTGATTGGTGTAGATGCCGATGCATACTTCGCCATGGATTCGCAGTATCAGTCGCTATGGCTGACGACCGTTGAAAAGGCGATCGCTCCGTTTGTCACCCTCGCAGTCCAGGATCAGCAGGAAGGCACCTGGGCGGCTGGATCGTTCGTCGGCAACCTCGCCAACGATGGTGTCGGCTTGGCCCCTTATCACGACTGGGACGGAAGGGTCTCGGACGAGTTGAAGGCCGAGGTCGAGCAGTTGTTGCAAGATATCAAGGACGGTGTGGTCAAGGCTGACTTCACCCCAGTCGGCTACTAA
- a CDS encoding aminomethyltransferase family protein produces the protein RISYVGDLGWEIYVDMADGPALWDALYEAGQAFGVVPVGAGVYGTTGRVEKGYRLMGAELESDFTPVEAGLARPRVKDADFIGKAGYLAAREAPVAATLCTLSVDDHTSASGIKRYMTGSEPILTLDGERIVDAHGRVSYVTTAGASPSLGKFLLMSYLPPEHAVEGTKLKVMYMNELYPVTVERVGSQPLFDPDDERIKQ, from the coding sequence CGTATCTCGTATGTCGGCGATCTTGGCTGGGAGATCTACGTCGACATGGCCGATGGCCCCGCCCTCTGGGATGCCCTCTATGAGGCCGGCCAGGCATTCGGCGTCGTACCGGTGGGAGCCGGCGTCTACGGCACGACCGGTCGGGTCGAGAAGGGGTACCGTCTGATGGGTGCCGAACTCGAATCCGACTTCACCCCCGTCGAGGCTGGCCTCGCTCGGCCCAGGGTCAAGGATGCCGACTTCATCGGCAAGGCTGGATACCTGGCCGCTCGGGAGGCGCCGGTGGCAGCCACACTGTGCACCCTATCCGTGGACGATCACACCTCGGCGTCGGGCATCAAGCGGTACATGACGGGTTCTGAACCGATTCTGACGCTCGACGGGGAGCGGATCGTGGATGCCCACGGCCGGGTGTCGTATGTCACAACGGCCGGTGCCTCGCCGTCGCTCGGCAAGTTCCTGTTGATGTCGTACCTACCTCCCGAGCACGCCGTCGAAGGGACCAAGCTCAAGGTCATGTATATGAACGAGCTCTACCCGGTGACTGTCGAACGAGTCGGTTCTCAGCCGCTGTTCGACCCGGATGATGAGCGGATCAAGCAGTGA
- a CDS encoding electron transfer flavoprotein subunit beta/FixA family protein — protein MKVLVLVKRVPAPGAKINITADEQAVDTKNLGFAMSPHEECGIELAVQLVEAHGGTSTVMTLGAQESEEQLRYAVSLGVDHAILVPTDVDDWDPMATASALASAIADAEAGEPFDLIIFGNESADSGGYQVGIRAAHALDRPIVSGIKSIDIDGDTVKARRQTVAGLEEYRLTMPAIVAVKEGITLPRYPTMKGRLNARKAEVVASPQPHTPGGQKRVRLIPAPEQVSNTVVLGEGPEAAGKIVDLLVELGVLS, from the coding sequence GTGAAAGTCCTGGTTCTCGTCAAACGAGTTCCCGCTCCTGGTGCCAAGATCAACATCACGGCCGACGAGCAAGCTGTCGACACGAAGAACCTCGGGTTCGCCATGAGCCCCCATGAGGAATGTGGCATCGAGTTGGCCGTCCAGTTGGTCGAAGCCCACGGTGGGACGTCGACGGTCATGACGCTGGGAGCTCAGGAATCCGAGGAACAGCTTCGATACGCCGTTTCGTTGGGAGTTGATCACGCGATTCTCGTGCCGACGGATGTTGACGATTGGGACCCGATGGCGACGGCCTCGGCCCTGGCGTCGGCGATCGCCGACGCAGAGGCGGGCGAACCGTTCGACCTCATCATCTTCGGTAATGAGTCGGCTGATTCGGGTGGCTACCAGGTCGGCATCCGGGCGGCCCACGCGCTCGACCGACCGATCGTGTCCGGGATCAAATCCATCGATATCGATGGTGATACCGTCAAGGCTCGCCGCCAAACAGTCGCCGGGCTTGAGGAATATCGCCTCACCATGCCGGCCATCGTGGCAGTCAAAGAAGGTATCACCTTGCCGCGCTATCCCACGATGAAAGGCCGACTGAATGCCCGTAAGGCTGAAGTGGTTGCTTCACCGCAACCTCATACGCCCGGCGGACAGAAGCGGGTCCGGTTGATTCCGGCTCCCGAGCAGGTATCGAATACCGTCGTGCTCGGTGAGGGTCCAGAGGCGGCCGGCAAGATCGTCGATCTTCTTGTCGAACTGGGGGTTCTGTCGTGA
- the bmt gene encoding betaine--homocysteine S-methyltransferase — protein MSVFEAILANRAAVVADGAMGTALFARGLEVGGCPELANVDTPEMIAAVHRDYLEAGADLILTNTFGGNARRLMLHGADDRVFDLNEAAARLARKVADEFDRPVIVAGSVGPTGDLMEPLGPLTHAEAVEVFADQMEGLIAGGADVLWIETLSSQEELAAAVEAADRFETPVTATLSFDTVGKTMMGFSPAAFADWAADTRLVAVGGNCGIGPGDNVVAVYEITESPRRQLIISKGNCGIPLYKNEGLEYPAGPETMADYVEIALRSGVKIIGACCGSTPAHIAAIRAAVDGYVPDDRPSRDEVIERLGVQIRPTAPARERTRRRSA, from the coding sequence ATGTCAGTGTTCGAAGCCATCCTCGCTAACCGTGCAGCTGTCGTGGCCGATGGCGCCATGGGCACAGCCTTGTTTGCGCGTGGTCTCGAAGTCGGCGGCTGCCCTGAGCTCGCCAACGTTGATACCCCTGAGATGATCGCCGCCGTTCATCGCGACTATCTCGAAGCCGGGGCCGACCTCATCTTGACGAACACGTTCGGCGGTAATGCTCGTCGACTGATGCTGCATGGCGCAGATGATCGAGTTTTCGACCTCAACGAAGCGGCCGCCCGACTGGCCCGCAAAGTCGCCGACGAGTTCGATCGTCCCGTGATCGTGGCCGGGAGTGTCGGACCGACCGGTGATCTGATGGAACCTCTCGGGCCGCTCACCCATGCCGAAGCTGTCGAGGTGTTCGCTGACCAGATGGAGGGCCTGATTGCCGGTGGTGCTGATGTGCTGTGGATCGAGACGCTGTCCAGCCAGGAAGAACTGGCCGCGGCCGTCGAAGCCGCCGATCGCTTTGAAACGCCGGTGACCGCCACGCTCAGCTTTGACACCGTCGGAAAGACGATGATGGGTTTCAGTCCGGCGGCATTCGCCGATTGGGCGGCCGACACGCGGTTGGTCGCAGTCGGTGGTAACTGTGGAATTGGCCCTGGTGACAATGTCGTAGCCGTGTACGAGATCACCGAATCGCCGCGGCGTCAGCTGATCATTTCCAAAGGAAACTGTGGCATTCCCCTGTACAAGAACGAGGGCCTTGAGTACCCGGCCGGCCCCGAGACGATGGCTGACTACGTTGAGATAGCCCTGCGATCCGGAGTTAAGATCATCGGTGCCTGCTGCGGCTCGACCCCCGCCCATATCGCCGCTATACGTGCGGCGGTCGACGGCTACGTCCCCGACGACCGGCCGAGCCGTGACGAAGTGATCGAACGTCTCGGCGTACAGATTCGTCCGACCGCACCGGCCCGCGAGCGGACCAGGCGCCGCTCGGCTTGA
- a CDS encoding ABC transporter permease translates to MSDAEDFPEDEVRGDPDAAQPEPTTLDRIVGISSSLRQALVVPALAVLTALIVGAVIIAVTDLDTLPLWGTDPGEAFRLTMSGIGKAYKALLVGSVGSQRAISETLFAATPLILAGLAVAVGFQAGLFNIGVNGQMHIGGMAALWVGFSLTLPAFIHIPLAIAAAIMAGAIWAGIAGFLKARTGAHEVITTIMLNFVALFLVDYLLKTSVFQATGRNDPISEKVKVTAQFPTIPGFDRLNIGFFFSLLAVAFVWWLMYRSTIGFEFRAVGFNPSGGRYAGMNVAWVYLGVMAVSGALAGIAGANPILGLEPYRGTSGFAGTIGFDAIALALLGRSHPVGVLFAGILFGALRAGGREMQGAAGVPIDLVLVLQALIIVMIAAPRLVRAIYRIKTPDQDVSTTISTGWGG, encoded by the coding sequence ATGAGTGACGCCGAAGATTTTCCTGAGGATGAGGTCCGGGGCGACCCGGACGCCGCTCAACCGGAACCGACCACGCTTGACCGTATTGTTGGGATTAGCAGTTCGCTGCGCCAGGCACTCGTCGTGCCGGCATTGGCGGTGTTGACGGCTCTAATCGTCGGTGCGGTGATCATCGCGGTGACGGATCTCGACACCCTCCCCTTGTGGGGTACCGATCCAGGAGAGGCTTTCCGACTAACGATGAGCGGGATCGGGAAAGCGTACAAAGCTCTGTTGGTCGGTTCGGTTGGTTCCCAGCGAGCCATTAGTGAGACCCTGTTCGCCGCCACTCCGTTGATCCTGGCGGGACTGGCTGTGGCGGTCGGGTTCCAGGCGGGTCTCTTCAACATCGGTGTGAACGGTCAGATGCACATCGGTGGCATGGCGGCGCTCTGGGTGGGATTCAGTCTCACCCTCCCGGCCTTCATTCACATACCGCTCGCCATTGCCGCCGCCATCATGGCGGGGGCAATCTGGGCGGGGATCGCAGGGTTCTTGAAGGCCCGAACCGGCGCCCACGAAGTCATCACCACGATCATGTTGAACTTCGTGGCGCTTTTCCTGGTGGATTATTTGCTCAAGACCTCTGTGTTTCAGGCAACCGGACGGAACGACCCTATTTCGGAAAAGGTGAAAGTCACCGCTCAGTTTCCAACCATCCCCGGCTTTGATCGCCTGAATATTGGGTTCTTCTTCTCGTTACTCGCCGTGGCCTTTGTGTGGTGGTTGATGTACCGCTCGACGATCGGTTTCGAATTCCGGGCGGTCGGTTTTAATCCCAGCGGAGGCCGGTATGCCGGGATGAACGTTGCCTGGGTATATCTGGGGGTGATGGCCGTCTCTGGCGCCCTCGCCGGGATTGCCGGCGCGAATCCGATTCTCGGGTTGGAGCCGTATCGAGGGACCTCGGGTTTCGCCGGCACGATTGGGTTCGACGCCATTGCATTGGCTCTGCTTGGTAGATCTCATCCGGTCGGTGTGTTGTTCGCCGGGATTCTGTTCGGCGCTTTACGGGCGGGCGGGCGGGAAATGCAGGGAGCGGCCGGTGTGCCGATCGATCTGGTTCTGGTTCTTCAGGCGCTTATCATTGTCATGATCGCAGCCCCCCGTCTCGTGCGAGCGATCTACCGGATCAAGACCCCTGACCAAGATGTCAGTACGACGATTTCGACCGGGTGGGGTGGCTGA
- a CDS encoding copper-translocating P-type ATPase — protein MNHDHHDQAGPPATDQNHDAHDRHGTGAGSEHDKHEGHNPEMFRDRLWVSLALTLPILYFSEQFQIWFNYQAVDFAGVKWVNPILATFLYVYAGAVFLKGGRNEIRDRAPGMMTLVSIAISVAYFYSLAVSLGVKGDPFYWELATLLDVMLLGHWIEMRSIQSASRALDDLAAMVPTTAHLVETGGSVSDVQVASLKLGDRILIRPGEQVPVDGSIVEGASAMNEAFLTGESRPVTKQVGDEVVAGAVNGEGALTAEVTRVGDDTALSQIMRLVEEAQASRSRFQVLADQAAKWLTFVAVGVAVPTLAAWLAFGTEGTSFAVARAVTVLVIACPHALGLAIPLVNMNATSVSAKNGILVRNRESFERGRSIKYVAMDKTGTLTEGRFVVSSVVAVDMTQAEALDITAALEQLSEHPLAAAIVSAAEGTDQRGADVSAIPGHGLEGSVDGRAWRVGRPEWADELGLAVDPAAQSALDAADTRGSSAVVLMDDQRVRAVITVDDKVRDSAREAINALKEMGITPVMITGDAEAVARSVAADLGIERYYARVLPHQKAEIVKELQASGPTAFVGDGINDAPALLTADLGVAIGAGTNVAIESADLVLIEDDPSDVARALKLARATRRKMVQNLGWATGYNVVALPLAAGVAVSAGIVLSPAVGGLLMSASTVIVAINAMLLRRIDLG, from the coding sequence ATGAACCATGACCATCACGACCAGGCAGGACCACCAGCGACAGACCAAAACCACGACGCACACGATCGGCATGGGACCGGGGCTGGCTCCGAGCACGACAAGCATGAGGGGCACAATCCTGAGATGTTCCGGGATCGGCTGTGGGTGAGCCTGGCGCTGACCCTACCGATCCTCTACTTCTCGGAACAGTTCCAGATCTGGTTCAATTACCAAGCCGTCGACTTCGCCGGGGTCAAGTGGGTCAACCCGATCCTCGCCACGTTCCTCTACGTCTATGCCGGGGCGGTATTCCTCAAGGGCGGACGCAACGAGATTCGCGACCGGGCACCGGGAATGATGACGCTCGTCTCGATCGCTATCAGCGTCGCTTACTTCTACAGCTTGGCGGTGTCGCTCGGGGTGAAGGGCGATCCGTTCTACTGGGAGCTCGCCACACTCCTCGACGTTATGCTCCTCGGCCACTGGATCGAGATGCGGTCGATTCAATCGGCCAGCCGTGCTCTCGACGACCTCGCTGCCATGGTGCCAACGACCGCTCACCTCGTCGAGACAGGCGGATCGGTTTCCGACGTTCAGGTAGCTTCCCTCAAGCTCGGGGACCGAATACTCATCCGTCCCGGTGAGCAGGTACCCGTCGACGGCTCGATCGTCGAAGGTGCTTCCGCCATGAATGAAGCGTTCCTAACCGGTGAATCCCGGCCGGTAACCAAGCAGGTTGGCGACGAAGTCGTGGCTGGGGCCGTCAACGGGGAGGGTGCCCTGACCGCCGAGGTCACCAGGGTTGGCGACGATACGGCGTTGAGCCAGATCATGCGTTTGGTCGAAGAAGCTCAGGCCTCTCGCAGTCGGTTCCAGGTTCTCGCCGATCAAGCCGCCAAGTGGTTGACCTTCGTCGCGGTCGGTGTCGCCGTTCCCACCCTGGCCGCCTGGCTGGCGTTCGGAACGGAAGGAACCAGCTTCGCCGTTGCGAGGGCAGTGACCGTCCTGGTCATCGCCTGTCCCCACGCGCTCGGTCTGGCTATCCCGCTCGTCAATATGAACGCCACTTCCGTGTCAGCCAAGAACGGCATCCTGGTGAGGAACCGGGAGTCCTTCGAACGCGGCCGCTCCATCAAATACGTCGCCATGGACAAGACCGGCACCCTTACCGAGGGGAGATTCGTCGTTTCATCGGTCGTCGCAGTCGACATGACACAGGCAGAGGCGCTCGATATCACCGCAGCCCTTGAGCAACTATCCGAACATCCCCTTGCGGCGGCGATTGTCAGCGCAGCCGAAGGTACGGACCAACGGGGCGCCGATGTGTCGGCCATCCCCGGGCATGGACTTGAAGGTTCCGTCGATGGCCGGGCCTGGCGGGTGGGTCGGCCCGAATGGGCCGACGAACTTGGCCTGGCAGTCGATCCTGCCGCACAATCAGCCCTCGACGCCGCCGACACCCGTGGGTCGAGCGCAGTGGTCCTCATGGATGATCAGCGGGTCAGAGCGGTCATCACCGTGGACGACAAGGTACGAGATTCCGCCAGGGAAGCGATCAACGCTTTGAAAGAAATGGGTATCACGCCGGTCATGATTACCGGCGACGCCGAAGCGGTCGCCCGCTCGGTGGCCGCCGACCTGGGCATCGAGCGCTACTACGCCCGGGTCTTGCCACACCAAAAAGCCGAAATCGTCAAGGAACTCCAGGCGAGCGGTCCAACCGCGTTTGTTGGCGACGGCATCAACGACGCTCCGGCGTTGTTGACCGCCGATCTGGGCGTGGCGATCGGGGCCGGGACCAATGTCGCCATCGAATCAGCCGATCTCGTATTGATCGAAGATGACCCGTCCGATGTTGCCAGGGCCCTCAAGTTGGCCAGAGCCACCCGTCGCAAGATGGTGCAGAACCTGGGATGGGCAACGGGTTACAACGTCGTGGCTCTCCCCCTCGCCGCCGGAGTCGCAGTGAGCGCCGGCATCGTCCTGTCGCCGGCCGTCGGCGGCCTGCTCATGAGTGCCTCAACCGTGATAGTGGCGATCAACGCCATGTTGCTGCGACGAATCGATCTGGGCTAG
- a CDS encoding ABC transporter permease, with the protein MATSVSTEPIVQIRSTPDERRATVIGIVLIGLAAFVLWVFALGVESGLQSTFNLSLPGDPDFTWVVDSRVLSFLVAATIAFIGGWVLRRTHVKRTNLGLAIALGLFVLAFLTWAAADKSFSLVGMLRSTVILSVPVTLGAISGLMCERVAVINIAIEGQLLTAAFVGTVAGSAWGIWAGLTGAMLTGALLGAVLAVLSIRYRIDQIIAGVVINIFALGLTSFLARRVLSVAQDLNSPGRFSTHKIPLLGDIPVLGSMFFNHNMFVYVTYILVVVLHFGLFYTRWGLRSRAVGEHPKAADTVGIDVFRTRYRNVILGGVIAGFGGAFLTLALVSRFEENLTAGVGYIGLAAMIFGRWMPFGALGAGLVFGFALTLQQKLGILGTPIPSEFLSMTPYIVTIIVVAGVVGRSRPPAADGQPYIKD; encoded by the coding sequence ATGGCAACGTCGGTCAGTACCGAACCGATCGTTCAAATCCGGTCTACGCCGGATGAGCGGCGAGCCACGGTCATCGGTATCGTCCTCATCGGGCTGGCCGCCTTCGTGTTGTGGGTGTTTGCTCTGGGGGTGGAGTCGGGACTCCAATCAACGTTCAATCTTTCCCTGCCGGGTGACCCGGACTTTACCTGGGTAGTTGACTCGCGAGTGCTCTCCTTCCTGGTGGCGGCGACGATCGCCTTCATCGGCGGTTGGGTTCTTCGGCGTACGCATGTGAAGCGGACCAACCTCGGCCTGGCAATCGCGCTTGGCCTGTTTGTCTTGGCTTTCTTGACCTGGGCAGCCGCCGACAAGTCGTTCAGCCTCGTTGGCATGTTGCGCTCGACGGTCATCTTGTCCGTCCCGGTAACGCTCGGGGCGATATCCGGGTTGATGTGTGAGCGCGTGGCGGTCATCAATATCGCCATCGAAGGCCAGCTACTGACCGCGGCATTCGTTGGCACCGTGGCCGGATCTGCCTGGGGGATCTGGGCAGGACTCACCGGAGCGATGCTCACGGGTGCACTCCTTGGTGCGGTTCTGGCCGTCCTGTCGATTCGCTACCGGATCGACCAGATCATCGCCGGTGTCGTGATCAACATTTTTGCCCTTGGCCTTACCTCATTCCTGGCGAGGCGGGTTCTTTCGGTCGCCCAGGACTTGAATTCTCCTGGGCGATTCTCAACCCACAAGATCCCCCTGCTCGGTGATATCCCGGTGCTTGGTTCGATGTTCTTCAACCACAACATGTTCGTCTACGTCACCTACATCCTGGTGGTGGTTCTGCACTTCGGGCTCTTCTATACCCGGTGGGGTCTGCGTTCTCGGGCGGTCGGTGAACATCCAAAGGCGGCCGACACGGTTGGGATCGACGTGTTCCGGACGCGATACCGCAACGTGATCCTGGGTGGAGTCATTGCCGGATTCGGTGGAGCCTTCCTTACACTCGCTCTGGTGTCGCGGTTTGAGGAAAACCTCACAGCCGGAGTCGGGTACATCGGCCTGGCGGCCATGATCTTCGGGCGGTGGATGCCATTCGGAGCCCTTGGCGCCGGCCTGGTGTTCGGCTTCGCCCTCACTCTCCAGCAGAAGCTAGGCATCCTGGGGACTCCGATTCCCTCCGAGTTTCTTTCGATGACCCCGTACATCGTGACGATCATCGTCGTGGCCGGCGTGGTGGGCCGAAGTCGACCCCCCGCCGCCGACGGTCAGCCGTATATCAAGGACTAG